A DNA window from Chiroxiphia lanceolata isolate bChiLan1 chromosome 6, bChiLan1.pri, whole genome shotgun sequence contains the following coding sequences:
- the ABHD12B gene encoding protein ABHD12B translates to MRRRGGDRDGDSGDSGRAEGRAGAARQQRGRRSWLPCLGTLLGTLLLGMLLIYISVPFLVRLFPSVLTKFVYLNFLAFPFFADFRRPELLVNNTISLHLTTEPGVTVGIWHTVPGSRAAEARGRDRRWYEEALADAHPVIIYLHGNGGTRAARHRVQFLKTMGAADFHILALDYRGYGDSTGHPTESGFTTDVLALYDWAKARSGNSSILFWGHSLGTGIATNAARKLQEERGVQVDAVVLESPYTNIREAAAHIPITKIYRQFPGFGYLILDSLARADMFFRSDENVKVLACPLLILHAEDDGVVPPHLGRKLYETARSAYKDKTKVKFITFPEKLGLGHDYISFNPELPALVKDFLNMK, encoded by the exons AtgcggcggcgcggcggcgaCAGGGACGGCGACAGCGGCGACAGCGGCCGGGCGGAGGGCAGGGCCGGCGCGGCCCGGCAGCAGCG GGGCCGACGTTCCTGGCTCCCCTGCCTGGGGACCCTCCTGGGGACCCTCCTCCTGGGAATGCTCCTCATCTACATCTCCGTGCCCTTCCTCGTCCGCCTCTTCCCCAGCGTGCTCACCAAATTTGTCTACCTGAACTTCC TGGCCTTCCCCTTCTTCGCGGACTTTCGGCGGCCGGAGCTGCTGGTGAACAACACCATCAGCCTGCACCTCACCACCGAGCCGGGCGTCACCGTTGGCATCTG gCACACGGTGCCGGGCAGCAGAGCGGCCGAGGCGCGGGGCCGGGACCGGCGCTGGTACGAGGAGGCACTTGCTGATGCTCACCCCGTGATCATCTACCTGCACGGCAATGGGGGCACCAG GGCTGCGCGTCACCGTGTCCAGTTCCTGAAG ACGATGGGGGCTGCCGACTTCCACATCCTGGCTCTGGACTACAGAG GCTATGGGGACTCCACTGGACACCCCACGGAGAGCGGCTTCACGACGGATGTCCTGGCACTCTACGACTGGGCGAAAGCACGGAGTGGGAACAGCAGCATCCTCTTCTGGGGACactccctggggacagg GATTGCCACAAATGCAGCGAGGAAACTGCAGGAGGAGCGAG GGGTCCAGGTTGATGCCGTTGTCCTGGAGTCTCCCTACACCAACATCCGAGAGGCAGCTGCCCACATCCCCATCACCAAG ATCTACCGCCAGTTCCCGGGTTTTGGGTACCTCATCCTGGACTCGCTGGCTCGGGCTGACATGTTCTTCCGCAGTGATGAGAA CGTGAAGGTGCTGGCCTGTCCCCTCCTCATCTTGCATGCAGAAGATGATGGTGTTGTGCCTCCACACCTGGGACGCAAG ctctATGAGACAGCTCGCAGCGCCTACAAGGACAAAACCAAAGTGAAGTTCATTACCTTTCCCGAAAAGTTGGGCTTGGGCCACGACTACATCTCGTTCAACCcggagctgccagccctggtgAA AGACTTTTTGAACATGAAGTGA